In the Populus trichocarpa isolate Nisqually-1 chromosome 1, P.trichocarpa_v4.1, whole genome shotgun sequence genome, one interval contains:
- the LOC18094075 gene encoding protein BREVIS RADIX: MFTCIACTKPAAEDGRGEEGGARGSGTPSTKEAVKSLTSQIKDMALKMSGAYKQCKPCTGPSSYKKGQRPYPDFDAASEGVPYPYFGGGSSSSTPAWDFTTPSHHRGARAESRFTSLYGGDRTPGRAESISAQSCDVVLENDDEPKEWMAQVEPGVHITFVSLPNGGNDLKRIRFSREMFNKWQAQRWWGENYDRIMELYNVQRFNQQALHTPPRCEDEQRDSSYSRMESARESPMAPSFTPRNYYKPSGSKGYFPPDTMDQGGNQRYHPGSSGYMGPKGEASSIDASRTTTSSRDEPSISVSNASDVEAEWVEQDEPGVYITIRQLADGTRELRRVRFSREQFGEVHAKSWWEQNRERIQAQYL; encoded by the exons ATGTTTACGTGCATAGCGTGCACCAAGCCAGCGGCGGAGGATGGACGAGGAGAAGAAGGAGGAGCGCGTGGAAGTGGCACCCCAAGTACAAAAGAAGCCGTCAAAAGCCTCACTTCACAG ATCAAGGATATGGCACTAAAAATGTCTGGTGCTTATAAGCAATGCAAGCCCTGCACAGGTCCCAGCAGCTACAAGAAAGGACAGCGACCTTACCCTGACTTCGATGCAGCTTCAGAAGGGGTTCCATACCCCTATTTTGGAGGTGGAAGCTCAAGCTCAACCCCTGCATGGGATTTTACCACTCCCAGTCACCATCGAGGTGCCAGAGCTGAATCTAGATTTACTTCATTGTACGGTGGTGACCGGACCCCTGGACGAGCAGAGTCTATCTCAGCACAGTCTTGTGATGTGGTGCTGGAGAATGATGATGAGCCCAAGGAATGGATGGCACAGGTGGAGCCAGGCGTTCACATTACTTTTGTGTCTCTCCCTAATGGAGGAAATGATCTAAAGCGTATTCGCTTCAG CCGGGAGATGTTTAATAAATGGCAAGCTCAGCGATGGTGGGGCGAGAACTACGACAGAATCATGGAGCTCTATAATGTCCAGAGATTTAATCAGCAAGCACTTCACACTCCCCCAAGGTGCGAGGATGAG cAAAGAGATTCTTCCTACTCAAGGATGGAATCTGCAAGGGAAAGCCCTATGGCTCCATCGTTTACTCCAAGAAACTACTATAAACCTTCTGGAAGTAAAGGCTATTTCCCACCTGACACTATGGATCAAGGTGGCAACCAGCGCTACCACCCTGGTTCAAGTGGCTATATGGGACCAAAAGGCGAGGCATCTTCAATAGATGCATCACGGACGACAACATCATCGAGGGATGAGCCTTCTATTTCAGTTAGCAATGCCAGCGACGTGGAGGCAGAATGGGTTGAGCAAGATGAACCAGGGGTTTACATCACTATCAGACAATTAGCTGATGGCACTAGGGAGCTCAGGCGTGTCAGATTCAG CCGAGAACAATTCGGAGAAGTGCACGCGAAGTCATGGTGGGAACAGAATAGAGAAAGAATACAAGCTCAATATCTATAA